CAGGACGCATGGCCGACACCAGGCAGGCCGAAATCTTGGCTCTACGGCGCTCTCAGCGGGCCGGCTTAGCTCAATCTGCCGCAAGCCGTCCCGAACCCTGCTCAACCGCCCCCACGGACCGAAAGGCGCTCACCGTGCGACTCGTGAGGCAGAACGCCGCACCAGACACGTCCGCCACCCCGGAAGGAGCCGACATCATCCGACTCTCACCGAAGCCGTTCATGTCCACGGAGGAGCTTGCCGAACTGCTCGATGTCGACCCGTCGACCGTCCGGCGGTGGCGCACCGTCCCGCCGTTGCAGGGTCCGCCGTTCATCCCGATCTCTGAGCGGGTGGTGAAGTACGCGACGGCCGACGTTGAGCGGTGGCTGTCCGCGCGCCGGGTCGACCCGAGGGCGGCCTGATGGCGGTTCCCCAGCAACCACCCATCGGCGTACCTCTCGGTTCCGATGTGGAGTTCCGGGCAGGCCGCGACCGGCCCTACCGGGCGCGCGTCCGGTGGGTCGACCCGTCGACCAAGCGGCGCCGGTCCAAATCCGCGACGGTCGCCACGCCCGAGGAAGCGCAAGCGTGGATCGACGGCATGGTCAACGCGGCACAGGGTGGCGTCGACCCGCTCGCCGCGACGAAGCGGCTGACGGAGTACGGCGAGAGCGTGATGCCGCTGGCGCTCCGAGGGCTGGAACGGAAGACCCTCGATCCGTACCTGGCCGGGTGGCGAAAGCGGGTGGTGCCCGCCCTCGGGCACATCCCGGTCCGGATGATTACCAACGGCGTGGTCGATCGG
The sequence above is a segment of the Micromonospora sp. WMMD882 genome. Coding sequences within it:
- a CDS encoding helix-turn-helix domain-containing protein, yielding MSTEELAELLDVDPSTVRRWRTVPPLQGPPFIPISERVVKYATADVERWLSARRVDPRAA